From a region of the Cognatiyoonia koreensis genome:
- the dxr gene encoding 1-deoxy-D-xylulose-5-phosphate reductoisomerase, whose translation MKRITVLGATGSIGQSTLDLIARQPQAYDVVALTGGRNVVQLAKDAIALKADFAVTCFDECYDELAALLSGSGVAVAAGAEAVKEAALRPADWTMSAIVGAAGLVPGMAALSHGATLALANKESLVTAGPILLTEARAHNATILPVDSEHSAVFQALVGEDMSAVERIIITASGGAFRDWPIEKLATATLAEASRHPNWDMGQRITIDSASMFNKAMELIETKEFFGCTPDQIETVIHPESLIHALVGFCDGGIMAHVGPPDMRHAIGYALHWPSRGDVPVERLDLAKIGQFNFRAADSARYPALEIARHVMEEGGLTGAAFNAAKERALDAFVAGEIGFLDMARLVDATLNKMSAQGGLQNATISLDNVLDTDRLARIRAGELIATLG comes from the coding sequence TTGAAGCGGATCACAGTGCTGGGTGCAACGGGATCGATCGGGCAGAGCACCCTTGATCTGATTGCGCGCCAGCCACAGGCATACGATGTGGTTGCCCTGACCGGTGGTCGCAACGTGGTGCAACTGGCCAAGGACGCTATCGCACTGAAGGCTGATTTTGCCGTTACCTGTTTTGATGAATGCTATGATGAACTGGCGGCATTGCTGTCGGGATCAGGCGTTGCCGTGGCCGCAGGAGCGGAGGCCGTGAAAGAGGCGGCCTTGCGTCCGGCCGACTGGACCATGTCGGCGATTGTCGGTGCCGCAGGCCTTGTGCCCGGCATGGCCGCATTATCCCACGGTGCCACGCTGGCGTTGGCCAACAAGGAATCGCTGGTAACGGCAGGTCCGATCCTTTTGACCGAAGCCCGCGCGCACAACGCCACAATCCTGCCTGTCGATAGTGAACATTCGGCGGTGTTTCAGGCGCTTGTCGGTGAAGACATGTCGGCTGTCGAGCGGATCATCATCACGGCAAGCGGTGGTGCGTTCCGCGATTGGCCAATCGAGAAGTTGGCGACCGCGACGTTGGCCGAGGCATCGCGCCATCCCAATTGGGACATGGGCCAGCGCATCACCATCGACAGTGCTTCCATGTTCAACAAGGCGATGGAGCTGATTGAAACCAAAGAGTTTTTCGGCTGCACCCCTGACCAGATCGAAACCGTCATCCATCCTGAAAGCCTGATCCATGCCTTGGTCGGGTTTTGTGATGGCGGGATCATGGCTCATGTCGGTCCACCGGATATGCGCCATGCCATCGGTTACGCCTTGCACTGGCCTTCACGTGGTGATGTGCCGGTCGAGCGTCTTGATCTTGCGAAGATCGGCCAGTTCAATTTTCGCGCGGCTGACAGTGCGCGGTATCCCGCGCTTGAGATTGCCCGCCACGTCATGGAGGAGGGTGGCCTGACGGGCGCCGCCTTTAATGCAGCAAAAGAACGCGCACTTGATGCATTCGTCGCCGGAGAGATCGGATTTCTTGACATGGCGCGGCTGGTTGACGCGACGCTGAACAAAATGTCAGCACAAGGCGGGCTGCAAAATGCCACGATCAGCCTAGATAACGTGTTGGATACCGACAGGCTTGCCCGTATCAGGGCAGGCGAACTGATCGCAACATTGGGGTAG
- the rseP gene encoding RIP metalloprotease RseP, which translates to MDFTAMLGNTAFIIAAFIVVISIIVAIHEYGHYIVGRWCGIHAETFSIGFGKVLFSRVDKRGTRWQVAALPFGGYVKFLGDANAASYGSEEVAPEVNPRNTMHGAPLWARAATIIAGPLFNFILAIAIFAGTLMYQGRPSDPVVFEAEYNLPPQFQSELQPGDQIIAAGDIVFGAEDAGVDELPVTDRVDYTVVRDGEEIVVQGPYPVPPRLAGVNPRSAADDAGMKVDDVITAINGEEIRAFADIVTYVNAADGDALDLTVWRDGETIDISLAPRRSDLPLAEGGFETRWLIGISGTEFFQAAREPIGLWDAIVSGTQELWWRITTNLSGLWHVFSGSISTCNISGPVAIAQASGTMAEQGPANYILFIGVLSAAVGLLNLLPIPILDGGHLVFHAYEAVFRRKPNDKVMQGLMVVGISMIATLMIFALLNDTILCP; encoded by the coding sequence TTGGATTTCACTGCAATGCTGGGCAACACAGCCTTTATCATTGCCGCGTTTATCGTGGTGATCTCGATTATCGTCGCGATTCACGAATACGGCCATTACATCGTGGGCCGTTGGTGCGGCATACATGCAGAGACGTTTTCCATTGGCTTCGGCAAGGTGCTGTTTTCGCGCGTCGACAAGCGCGGTACCAGATGGCAGGTCGCCGCATTGCCCTTTGGCGGCTACGTCAAGTTTCTGGGTGATGCCAATGCCGCCAGCTATGGCAGCGAAGAGGTCGCCCCAGAGGTCAATCCCCGCAACACGATGCATGGTGCCCCGCTGTGGGCGCGCGCTGCGACCATTATTGCCGGTCCGCTGTTCAATTTCATCCTGGCCATCGCCATTTTCGCCGGTACGCTTATGTATCAAGGCCGCCCGTCCGATCCGGTCGTGTTCGAGGCCGAGTACAATTTGCCCCCGCAATTCCAGTCAGAGCTGCAGCCGGGGGACCAGATCATCGCCGCCGGCGATATCGTCTTTGGTGCAGAGGATGCGGGCGTCGACGAACTGCCTGTCACGGATCGTGTCGATTATACGGTAGTCCGCGATGGTGAGGAAATCGTCGTGCAGGGCCCTTATCCCGTGCCGCCGCGTCTGGCGGGGGTCAATCCGCGCTCTGCCGCTGATGATGCGGGCATGAAGGTGGATGACGTCATTACGGCCATCAACGGCGAGGAGATCAGGGCATTCGCTGATATCGTTACCTATGTGAACGCGGCGGATGGTGATGCGTTGGACCTGACAGTTTGGCGTGATGGCGAAACGATTGATATTTCATTGGCCCCGCGCAGATCGGACCTGCCGCTGGCAGAAGGCGGGTTTGAAACCCGCTGGTTGATCGGCATCTCCGGCACCGAGTTCTTTCAGGCTGCGCGCGAGCCGATCGGCCTTTGGGATGCGATCGTATCCGGCACGCAAGAGCTGTGGTGGCGCATCACGACGAACCTGTCGGGCCTCTGGCATGTCTTCAGCGGATCCATTTCAACCTGCAATATCAGTGGACCTGTCGCCATTGCGCAGGCCAGCGGCACAATGGCCGAGCAGGGGCCGGCCAATTACATCCTGTTCATCGGTGTTCTGTCTGCTGCTGTCGGGTTGCTGAACCTGCTGCCGATTCCGATCCTTGATGGCGGGCATCTGGTGTTCCACGCCTATGAAGCGGTCTTTCGCCGGAAGCCGAACGACAAGGTGATGCAGGGCCTGATGGTCGTCGGCATCAGCATGATCGCCACCTTGATGATCTTTGCGTTGCTAAACGACACGATCCTCTGTCCTTAG